Genomic window (Mycolicibacterium smegmatis):
GTCGATGCGGATGGCGATCTCGTCTCCCGGTGTCATGTCGCCGGAGACGAGATGCGATCCGATCAACTTGTGGGTGACACTCTGCGACATCTACCCAGGCTTCCCGGGGTGGCCCCGGTTGAAACGGTTCGCGGGCTTGCCGATTTTCGCCGAGGCTACGGTTTCTCGCGTGAATTCCGAGAATTCACACGAAAAACCGTAGCCTCGGCGCAAACACTCAGCCTTGTGCTTCGACGGCCACCGGCTGCCACTCCTCCCAGAGCTTGATCCGGCGCTCGTAGTCGGCCTTGGCGATCTCGAGCGGACGCTCACCGAAGAACACACGCAGCGGCGGCTTTTCGGCGTCGACGATCTTCAGCACGGCCGATGCCGACGCCTTCGGGTCGCCCGGCTTGGAGTTGCGCTGCGACCGCGCCGTGTTCGTGGCGTCGCGCAGCTCGTCGTAATCGGCGATCGGCGTTGCGTGCTTGGCCGACGAGCCCGCCCAGTCGGTGGAAAACCCGCCCGGCTCGATCAGCGTCACGTGGATGCCGAATCCCTCGACCTCCTGTGCCAGCGACTGTGAGAAGCCCTCCAGCGCCCACTTCGACGCGTGGTACATGCCCACGAGCGGGAACGCCGAGATACCGCCGATCGACGACACCTGGATGATGTGCCCGCTGCGCTGCGCACGCAGGATCGGCAGCGCGGCCTGCGTCACCCACAGGGCGCCGAACAGGTTCGTCTCGATCTGAGCGCGCGCCTCGGCCTCTGAGAGTTCCTCGATGAACCCGAACTGTCCGTAGCCGGCGTTGTTGACCACGATGTCGAGCCGCCCGAAGTGCTCATGGGCCTGCTTGACCGCGGCGAAGTCGGCGGCACGGTCATCGACGTCGAGCTGCAGCGGCAGCAGCGCGTCGCCGTACTTGTCGGCCAGATCGGCCAGGGTCGCGGTGTCGCGCGCGGTGGCGGCGACCTTGTCGCCACGGTCGAGGGCCGCTATCGCCCACTCCCGGCCGAAGCCCCGCGAAGCACCTGTGATGAACCAGACTTTCTCACTCATATCCAACCTCTTCTGTATCGGCCTGTGCGGTTCAAGGCGCGCGAGGCGATGCTCATTCCCGGCTGCAGGATGTTCACAGAGGTTCGGTCACTGTCAGTCTTTTGCCGGGCGCCCGGTAGCGTCGGCGTCGTGAGTCGAGCGAGCTTGGAGAAGAATCCCCACGACGTGGCATCGATGTTCGACGCCGTCGCGAAGCGCTACGACCTGACCAACACGGTGCTGTCGCTCGGTCAGGACCGGTTCTGG
Coding sequences:
- a CDS encoding SDR family oxidoreductase encodes the protein MSEKVWFITGASRGFGREWAIAALDRGDKVAATARDTATLADLADKYGDALLPLQLDVDDRAADFAAVKQAHEHFGRLDIVVNNAGYGQFGFIEELSEAEARAQIETNLFGALWVTQAALPILRAQRSGHIIQVSSIGGISAFPLVGMYHASKWALEGFSQSLAQEVEGFGIHVTLIEPGGFSTDWAGSSAKHATPIADYDELRDATNTARSQRNSKPGDPKASASAVLKIVDAEKPPLRVFFGERPLEIAKADYERRIKLWEEWQPVAVEAQG